DNA from Paraburkholderia sp. BL10I2N1:
AAGCCCGGGTACAACAGGCTGCCGTCCTTCGAGCGACCCGTGTGCATCGCGCGGTAGAAGTCATCCGCGGTCCACTTGCCGATGCCGAATTCGTCGTCTGGCGTGATGTTCGGCGTGAACATCGTGCCGAACGGAGTAGCCATCGGCAGACCACCGGCGAATTGCTTGCCGCCACGCACCGTGTGGCATGCAATACAGTCGCCGGCGCGGGCGAGGTACTCGCCCTTCTTGATCAGGGCGGCCTGATCAGCGGGCGTTGCCGCGACGGCCGAACCGTTGTGCAGGTTGTCGCCGCCCGACCAAAGGACGGGAACAAGCGCGGCAGCCGCCGCGACGACGACTGCCGAAAGTGCGAACAGGGACTTGCGTTTCATTTGAATATCTCTCCCGGTGCCTTATTGCGGTTCGCTGCCGCAGGCAAGCGGAGTCTTCATCGAGCGGGCTGGAGCCGGCACGGGGTTTTGCGGTGCCGATTGCGTGGAAAGCCACACAGCGACGGCGTTCACGTCTTCATCGGTAAGGCGCGTGGCGATGGTGTGCATGCAGTCAGGCTCGATGGCATGGCGCGAACCCGAACGCCATGCGCCGAGCTGCGCGCTGATGTAGTCGGCATGCAGGCCCACGAGACCTGGAATCGCCGGTTCCATGCCGGTCAGCTTCTGGCCGTGGCAGGCCGCGCAGGCCGGGATGTTTCGCGAAGGATCGCCGTTAAAGACGATCTGTTTGCCGTGCTCGACCACCGAGGCTGGCACGGTCGGCTTTGCCGGCGTCGGATACGGCGGACGCTGTTGCGAGAAGTACGTCGCGATCTGATGGAGATAGTCGTCCGAAAGATACGTGACGAGGTAGTTCATCGGCGGGTACTTGCGGCGGCCTTCGCGGAAGTTCTTGAGCTGGTTGAACAGATAGTCAGCCGGCTTGCCAGCGAGACGCGGGAAGTAGTCGTTGTCCGAGCCCTGACCGTGGGAGCCATGGCATGCCGTACACCCTTGCACGCGCGCTTCCATCGTGTCCGGGGCTTTCGGCTGGGTCTGCGCTTTCGCAGCGCTGAAGACGCCTGCACTGCCGATCAATAGAACGGCGAGCAATAGGCGGAAAATGCGTCTTGAAGACACGCGTAACTCCATCAAAATCGGGGACCAGACCGAACTTCGAACGGCTCGGTGTTGAAGGCAGCCGGCGCTGCGGCGACGCAGCATTCTATCATCGATGGGTGATGGTGACCATTTGGCATGTTGTCCATGGTCCATCAGTAGACGTCCGTGCGGCAGTTTGACGCAGAGGCAATCGGTGCCCTCATCGGACGGACTTTTGTCAGGCATGTTGAACCGTCGCGCACGAGTCAAATCGAAGCGTACACTCGCGGTCTTGCCGGCTAACTGCCGCGCCGTCTGCGTTCCTTTCCGTTTTCATTTTCTGACCTGTCGAATCCATTCATGAAGCCAATCGATTCCTCCCGTCTCTCGCCGCGCGCGTCGCGTGCTGCGCGTGTGGCGGCGGCGTGCGCCACCGCACTCGCGTTCTCGTCCATCGCGTTTGCCCATGCGTTACCGACCTCGCGCGAGCCCGCGCCGAACGCCACCGTCAGCGCACCGAACCAGGTGACGATTCACTTCAGTGAGCCCCTCGAACCCGCATTCAGCAAGATCACGCTGACCGATGCGAACAGCGGCGCGGCTGTTGCCGGTACCTCGGAAGTCGACCCGCAGGACAAAAAGACCATGCATCTCGCGGTTCAGACGCTCGCGCCCGGGCGCTACACGGTGCATTGGAATGTGGTGGCGAGCGACGGCCATCGCACCCACGGCGACTATGCCTTCACCGTGAAATGAGGGTCGACGGGCTGTGGATCGGGCAGGTCGCAATGGCCGCGCTCACGAACGTCGCGTTCGCGTTTGCCGTCGGTTCGGCGCTGCTGGGCGCGTGGCTCGCGAAAGATGGCATACAGACCGTGTCGCCGGCGCGCGCCGCCTGGTTGCGTGCGCAACGGTCGCTGGTGACGGGGGCGACCGTGCTCGTGCTTGCCGACGTCGTCTGGCTGCTGTACCAGAGCGCTTCGATGAGCGGCGTGGGATTGCCGGAGGCGATCGGCATCGTACCGACCGTGCTGTCGCAGACGCACGTCGGCTATGCGTGGAGCCTCGCCTTCGGGGGGGCGGTGGTCTTGTTGCTGACTTCGCTTGCCGGCCATCAGGGCACGCTTCGCAATGCCTTGCTGTGGCTCGCGGTGATCGCGGTCGCAGCCGGCAAGGCCTCGCTTGGGCATGCGGCTGACGCGGGTCCGGCGTCGGCGGCGATCGGCATGCACACGTTGCATGTGCTTGTGACGAGCGTCTGGGGCGGCCTCGTGCTGGCGGGCGGCCTGGGTGTGGTGCCGGCCCTCGGTACCTCGACGGCGCGCGGTGTGATGATCCGCACGGCGGGGCAGCTGTCGAACGTGTCACTCGTGGCGGTCGTGTTCGTGTTGCTGACAGGTGCGTTCAATGCGGCGCGTGGCGCGGGCGGCTCGTTCGAGGCGATCGAGGTCAGCACGTGGGGTCACATTTTGACGCTCAAGCTGATCCTGGTCGCGCTGGCGCTCGTGCTCGGGGGGCTCAACCGCGTGTCGGCGCTGCCGCGCCTGCGCCGGACCGCCTCGACGATGGATGCGCACACGTTCACCAACGTGCTGTATCTCGAAGCGCTTGCGATGCTTGGCGTGTTTGTAGCGGCGGCGGTGCTGGCGCACAGCATTCCGGGGTTCGCCGCCCTCGGCTGACCGGCGCAGGGACGCGTCCCACGCACGAAGCGTCGCACGGCAAGCCTCTGCGGCACAAACATACGGACGACCCGGCGGCGAGCCGGCGATTCCGTAGCTGTTCTCGATGCCCGTCAGGAAGCGAGCGCGTCGTGCGCCCGCTTCAGCATCGCTTCCGAAAACATCCCCTGGCGCAGTTCGCCGTCGCAGCCGGTCTAACGGCAGATCAGCCAGGTTCCCGGAGCAAACATTACTGGACCGACCCAGGTGGCCGTCATCGGGCGGTCGCTGAAATTCGAGGTCAGGACTTCGCCGGTCCGGTAATTTCTGATGGGGGGCGTTAGCATCGTGAGCGTTTCATCGATGAACAGGGGGCGTTACTCGTAGCCCAACTTATGGGCGAGGATCGGCGCAAAGAAGAGTGCGATCGCGGCGCCGGCAACCTTGCCTTCGAGTTCGGCGGCCGCGGCGCGCGAGCCGTAGACGTGCGTCAGCAGTTCGAACAGCTGCGGCACGCAGTACAGCGCTGCAGCGGCGATGAAGCATTTCTCGACGAGGGAAATCTGCCAGCCGCGATCGTACGCGACTGCCGCGAAAATGATCCGCAGCACCCCGAAGACGACCAGTGCGCCTACCGCTGCCTGCTCGCGAATCAGATAGTCCGGAACAAACTCACCCATGTCAGCCTCTAGCTTTTGTCGTTTGCCTGCGATCTCGCAAGGAGCGGGCCAGAAGTGACAGCGGGTGCAAGTGTCATGTGCAAAGCCTTGTGCGGTGAGGCTTCGCGAAAGGTGGGCGGGCCATGGCCGCGCAGTTACCGATGGTTCTTCAGCAAAATGCACCTTGAACGATACGAAACTGAAACGGCTCCGACGCCGCGTCACGTAATGTCGGAGTCCGGCATGTGTCAAGAATGAAACTCGGGCGATCCGACCGCCTTGTTCGACGAGGCGCTGCCGTCACGTCGACCTTCAGGGGATTTGCCCAGGCAGGCGGGGCTGCCGGGTGCAGCAGCAACCTCAAGCGAAGAGGTCGCCTCGCAGGCGGCGTCTTCGCTCATGGTGGGATTACCACTCCGCGACGCTGCCGTCCGCGTGACGCCACACCGGATTGCGCCAACGATGGCCGACCTTCGCCATCTCGCGCACCTTTTCTTCGTTGACCTCGATGCCGAGACCCGGACCCTGCGGAATCGACACAAAGCCGTCGTCGTATTTGAAGACTTCCGGATTCTTGATGTAGTCGAGCAGGTCGTTGCCCTGGTTGTAGTGAATGCCGAGGCTTTGCTCCTGGATGAACGCGTTGTAGCTGACAGCGTCGATCTGCAGGCAGGTGGCCAGCGCGATCGGGCCGAGCGGGCAGTGCAGCGCGAGGGCGACGTCGTACGCTTCGGCCATCGAGGCGATCTTGCGGCACTCTGTGATGCCGCCCGCGTGCGACGCATCGGGCTGGATGATGTCGACGTAGCCACCCGCCAGAATGTGCTTGAAGTCCCAACGCGAGTAGAGGCGTTCGCCCAGCGCGATGGGCGTGTTCGTCTGGTTGACGATGTCGCGCAGTGCTTCGGCGTTTTCCGATAGCACCGGCTCCTCGATGAAAAGCAGCTTGTACGGGTCGAGTTCCTTCGCGAGCACCTTTGCCATCGGCTTGTGCACGCGGCCGTGGAAGTCGACGCCGATGCCGATGTCCGGCCCGACTGCTTCACGCACTGCCGCGACGTTGTTGATGACGCCCTGAACCTTGTCGAAGGTGTCGATGATCTGTAGCTCTTCCGAGCCGTTCATCTTGACTGCCTTGAAGCCGCGTTCGACGACCGCGCGGGCGTTGTTCGCGACGTCGCTCGGACGATCGCCGCCGATCCACGAATACACCTTGATGCGGTCGCGCACCTGGCCGCCGAGCAGCGCATGCACCGGCACGCCGTGATGCTTGCCCTTGATGTCCCACAGCGCCTGGTCGACGCCGGCGATCGCGCTCATCGTGATCGGGCCGCCGCGGTAGAAGCCGGCGCGGTACATCACCTGCCAGTGATCTTCGATCAGCAACGGGTCCTTGCCGATCAGGTAGTCGGAAAGCTCATCGACCGCTGCCGCAACTGTGTGCGCACGACCTTCGACCACCGGCTCGCCCCAGCCGACAATCCCTTCGTCGGTCGTGATCTTCAGGAAACACCAGCGTGGCGGGACGATGAAGGTTTCGAGCTTCGTGATTTTCATGGCGAGAGTCTCCTGATTGCCGCGTCGGGCTGATCGTGAATCGATCCGGATCCGGGGAGCCACATCGTACAACAAAATCGCCTTTAAGTATTATTAATAGTACTATTGGTGGAGATTGTTCCGCTTCCAGCATGGCGGTTCGCCGACGGGATGCCGGATAATCGCGGTCGTTCGAACAATAGATAGCGCCGCAAGGCGTGGTGGAGAACAGCCATTCAGCACGATCTGCACGGGCGCGTCGCCCATCTGCTCGCGACGTCCATCCTGCGTGGCGACTACGCGCCCGAATCCATCCTCCCCCGTGAGGCGGAGTTGATGGAGACGTTTGGCGTGAGCCGCACGGTGCTGCGTGAGGCGTTGCGGACGCTGACGTCAAAAGGGTTGATTGAATCGCGTCCGCGGGTGGGCACCCGGGTGCGGCCAAAAAGTGCGTGGAATCTGCTCGATGCTGATGTGCTCGACTGGTACTCGCGCGTCGCGCCACCTATGGAATTCGCGCTCAAGCTGCAGGAAATGCGCGAGATGATCGAGCCTTATGCCGCCGCGCTCGCCGCCTCATCCCACACTGAAGAAACATTCGATTCGCTTGAGGCCGCCCATTCAGCAATGGTGATGGCGCGAAATGTCGACGAATGGGTGCGCGCGGATCTTCGCTTCCATCTCGATGTATTAACGGCGTGCAGCAACGAATTGCTGATTCCGCTTGGGACGTTGATCGAACGCACGCTCGAAGCCCAGTTGAGGCTCAATGCGAAGCGGGCGGATGTGTTCAATGCGTCGCTGGCCGAACACACGGCGGTGTTCGAAGCGATCCGCGATCGCGACGCGGACGCTGCGCGACATGCGATGGCGAGTCTTCTGGGTGTGACGCGGGGAAGGATCGAGGCGTGAGCCCCGGACCATTGGCCTCAGGCTACTTCGTATAGGGCTGGACGAGCTCGAAGCATCCGAAAAGTGCAGTCGGTGTTCTCGGTTTCGGCTCGAACGCGTGCTGTTCGACACACTTGAACGCGCTCTGGTCCCGCTGGAGGTAGAACGTCTCGACTGAGCCGGCCTTGCCGTGGGGTTCGCCAATCACTGAGACAATCCGGTAACCGTCTTGCAGCAGCGTCGAAAGGGTGGTGGGATTGGCTTGCCACTGACTGTCGGCGGCCTCGCCAGCGTGAGCGGCGAACGTGACCGTCGTGAGCAGAAGGACGAAAGGACGGAGTTTCATCAGCGGATTTCCCTCTGGTTTGTGAGCGCGCCGCAGCGGTGCCTTCCTGCAGAACACGAAGCGCCCTGCAATTTCAATCGTTCGACTACGCTCAATGGAGACGGGTTCAGACGATGCTATTGCCCGCGGCTTTTTTTGGTCGGGATCAGTAGTGAGGTTTCGTCGGCAACCTCGTAGCGCCCGACTGCACCCCTCTTCAGCCGGATTGACGTAGAAGGCCGTCAAGGCGAGAAAAAACGTCACACGTTTCTTGCTGACAAGACTGCTGATCCTGACGGCGACAGGTGGCTACGCTAGTAGTTCGTTCCATCAATACAGTTACTAAATAAGCGATAATAGCCTCGTTTCGTTCGCAACTCTTGACGGAGGTGACGATGGCGAGGAAGTCCAAACGTGCGGCGCTGGTGCTTACACCGGAGCAGACGACGACGCTCAAGGAACTTGCTGGATCGAGGACAGCGCCCGCGCGCGAAGTCGAACGGGCGAAGGTGCTGTTGGGCTACGCCGCGGGCACTTCGATCACGGAGCTGCAACGCCAGCTCGGGTTCAGTCGTCCGATGATCTATCGCAGCGTTGACAAGGCGCTGGCAGCAGGTGTGCAAGCGGGTTTGAAAGACAGGTACCACCGGCCGCATGAACCCGAGATCAGCGATGAAGCCAAAGCCTGGGTGGTGAGCATCGCGTGCACCAAGCCCAAGGATCAGGGCCTGGCGGCCGAGTTGTGGAGCATCTCCGCACTGGCGCGGTTTGTATCTGAAGGAGCCGAGGCCGCTGGATTCGCTCGCCTGGCCAACGCTGGCAAGAGCACCGTGTGGCGCATCCTCAACGAGAACGAGATCAAGCCCCACAAGATTCGCTACTACCTGGAAAAACGGGACCCGGAGTTTGACCGCAAGATGCAGGAAGTCCTGATGGTCTACCGGGATGTCTCGATCTACCGGGAGGGCGCCGTTCATGATGCGCGACCCAACCCCATCTATACCGTCAGCGTCGACGAGAAGCCGGGTATTCAGGCGATCGGATTGACCGCGCCGGATCTGCCCCCGGTACCGGGCAAGGCATCAACCGTCGGGCGCGACTACGAGTATGTGCGTCGGGGCACGGTATCGATTCTCGCCGGAATCGACTTGCACTCGGGTCACATCTTCGCCAACGTCGAGGACCGCCACCGCAGTGTGGAGTTCATCGCGCTGCTCAAGCGCCTGGACGAGTACTATCCGAGCGAGGCCATCATCCGCGTGGTGCTGGACAACCATTCGGCCCACATCTCCAGGCAGACCATGGCCTATCTCGCCTCGCGCCCCGGGCGCTTCGAGTACGTTCACACACCCAAGCATGGCTCCTGGCTTAATCTGGTCGAATGCACCTTCTCCAAAATGGCCCGCACTTTCCTTCGCCACATCCGGGTCAAATCGATCGATGAACTGAAGGAGCGCATTCTGAGGGGCATCGAGGAATTCAATGCCTCACCGGTTGTCTTCCGCTGGAAAAAGGTCGACCTCGGCGTGGCTTAATATGTAACGACTTTGATGCAACGATCTACTAGTCAGGCGCTGCGCGATTCCTGCGTTGCGCTTCAGTCCGTTCGGTCGAAATGGCGCTTCTGCCTTCACTCGTGCTGGAAAGCCTCGACCAATAAAAAAGCCCGCCGAAGCGGGCTTTTCGTCAAGCTGACATCGATCAGAACTTGTGGCGGATGCCCACGGTCACGAGCGCTTGCTTGTTGCTGCCCGAGTCGCCGGTGGCCGAACCGATCACAGCCTGAGCCTGGCCGCCCGCCGGGTCTTCCGTGCCAGACGCAAGCGCGTAGGCTACCTGTGCGTAAACGTCCGTACGCTTGCTCAGCAGGTAGTCGGCGGCCAGAGCGAACTGGTTGTACTTCGCCGACGAATTGCCGGTCGAATGCATGTACGTGTAGCCCGCTTCTGCCTGCAGCGGCGCCGAAACCTGCCACATTGCGTACACCGAACCCGTGTTGTACTTCTGGGCCCGCGTGAACAACGAGCGGCCGTCAGCCGTATATTCGGCGTAGCTGTAGTAGCCACCCGCCGTCACAGGGCCAAACGTGTAGTTGCCGCCGATACGGGCATTGTTGATCGAGGAAGCGCTCTGGTACGCCGCGTTCACTGAGGTATTGAACAGGCTATCCCACGTAGTGGTCCCAGCGAGGCGAGCGGCCAAAGTGTTGCCGTTGCTCAGATGATAGTAACCTGCCGCCAGGTTCATCTGACCGAAGCTGTACGATGCCGCACCGGCGTAACTCTGACCCGAGCCGGTAGCGCCTGCTACACCGCCCAGCGAGTACATACCTTCGAACTGAAAGCCAGCCCAGACCGGCGAGGTGTACTTGATCGAGTTATTGACGCGCGCGCTGTTGTCGGCGTTGTCGATGTCACCCGGCGTGCTGAAGATGCCGCCGAGCCAGTTGTCGCCCTGAACCGGCTGAACCAGATCAACCAGCGGATCGTACTGGCGGCCGGCCGTGACCGTACCCCACGTGTCGCCCGTCAGGCCGATGTACGCCTGGCGACCGAACATGCGGCTACCCTGGCCGAGCTTGCCGTTCGTCGAGTTGAAGCCGTTTTCCAATACGAAGATCGTCTTCAGGCCACCACCCAGATCCTCTGTGCCCTTCAGGCCGAAGCGGTTGCCGGACATGTTGCCCGACGACATGCTGTACGAGTTACCGTTGCCGCCGTCGTTGTGAATGAACGTAAGGCCCGTATCGACGATACCGTAAAGCGTAACGCTGTTTTGTGCGTGGGCTGCGCCGGTGGCGCCCAGCATGGCCAGCGAGAGCGTCGCCAGTGTGGTCTTTTTCATCTGCATCCTTGGATTCTAGTTAAAAGAAGATTGCGGGGCAGAGGATACAACGGGACCCGGTTTGGATAATTTAGTGTTGTGCGAATGCAACGTTAAGTTAGTTTGCCTAACTATCTCGCTTAAGAAGGAGTCGTGTACGAATACACGACTCCATATCCGGGTGCAACTACAAACCACTCGTGGAGAAT
Protein-coding regions in this window:
- a CDS encoding DUF2158 domain-containing protein, with translation MLTPPIRNYRTGEVLTSNFSDRPMTATWVGPVMFAPGTWLICR
- the copC gene encoding copper homeostasis periplasmic binding protein CopC, coding for MKPIDSSRLSPRASRAARVAAACATALAFSSIAFAHALPTSREPAPNATVSAPNQVTIHFSEPLEPAFSKITLTDANSGAAVAGTSEVDPQDKKTMHLAVQTLAPGRYTVHWNVVASDGHRTHGDYAFTVK
- a CDS encoding IS630 family transposase, coding for MARKSKRAALVLTPEQTTTLKELAGSRTAPAREVERAKVLLGYAAGTSITELQRQLGFSRPMIYRSVDKALAAGVQAGLKDRYHRPHEPEISDEAKAWVVSIACTKPKDQGLAAELWSISALARFVSEGAEAAGFARLANAGKSTVWRILNENEIKPHKIRYYLEKRDPEFDRKMQEVLMVYRDVSIYREGAVHDARPNPIYTVSVDEKPGIQAIGLTAPDLPPVPGKASTVGRDYEYVRRGTVSILAGIDLHSGHIFANVEDRHRSVEFIALLKRLDEYYPSEAIIRVVLDNHSAHISRQTMAYLASRPGRFEYVHTPKHGSWLNLVECTFSKMARTFLRHIRVKSIDELKERILRGIEEFNASPVVFRWKKVDLGVA
- a CDS encoding FadR/GntR family transcriptional regulator; this encodes MQHDLHGRVAHLLATSILRGDYAPESILPREAELMETFGVSRTVLREALRTLTSKGLIESRPRVGTRVRPKSAWNLLDADVLDWYSRVAPPMEFALKLQEMREMIEPYAAALAASSHTEETFDSLEAAHSAMVMARNVDEWVRADLRFHLDVLTACSNELLIPLGTLIERTLEAQLRLNAKRADVFNASLAEHTAVFEAIRDRDADAARHAMASLLGVTRGRIEA
- a CDS encoding porin — its product is MKKTTLATLSLAMLGATGAAHAQNSVTLYGIVDTGLTFIHNDGGNGNSYSMSSGNMSGNRFGLKGTEDLGGGLKTIFVLENGFNSTNGKLGQGSRMFGRQAYIGLTGDTWGTVTAGRQYDPLVDLVQPVQGDNWLGGIFSTPGDIDNADNSARVNNSIKYTSPVWAGFQFEGMYSLGGVAGATGSGQSYAGAASYSFGQMNLAAGYYHLSNGNTLAARLAGTTTWDSLFNTSVNAAYQSASSINNARIGGNYTFGPVTAGGYYSYAEYTADGRSLFTRAQKYNTGSVYAMWQVSAPLQAEAGYTYMHSTGNSSAKYNQFALAADYLLSKRTDVYAQVAYALASGTEDPAGGQAQAVIGSATGDSGSNKQALVTVGIRHKF
- the dgoD gene encoding galactonate dehydratase; this translates as MKITKLETFIVPPRWCFLKITTDEGIVGWGEPVVEGRAHTVAAAVDELSDYLIGKDPLLIEDHWQVMYRAGFYRGGPITMSAIAGVDQALWDIKGKHHGVPVHALLGGQVRDRIKVYSWIGGDRPSDVANNARAVVERGFKAVKMNGSEELQIIDTFDKVQGVINNVAAVREAVGPDIGIGVDFHGRVHKPMAKVLAKELDPYKLLFIEEPVLSENAEALRDIVNQTNTPIALGERLYSRWDFKHILAGGYVDIIQPDASHAGGITECRKIASMAEAYDVALALHCPLGPIALATCLQIDAVSYNAFIQEQSLGIHYNQGNDLLDYIKNPEVFKYDDGFVSIPQGPGLGIEVNEEKVREMAKVGHRWRNPVWRHADGSVAEW
- a CDS encoding c-type cytochrome; protein product: MELRVSSRRIFRLLLAVLLIGSAGVFSAAKAQTQPKAPDTMEARVQGCTACHGSHGQGSDNDYFPRLAGKPADYLFNQLKNFREGRRKYPPMNYLVTYLSDDYLHQIATYFSQQRPPYPTPAKPTVPASVVEHGKQIVFNGDPSRNIPACAACHGQKLTGMEPAIPGLVGLHADYISAQLGAWRSGSRHAIEPDCMHTIATRLTDEDVNAVAVWLSTQSAPQNPVPAPARSMKTPLACGSEPQ
- a CDS encoding CopD family protein, translating into MRVDGLWIGQVAMAALTNVAFAFAVGSALLGAWLAKDGIQTVSPARAAWLRAQRSLVTGATVLVLADVVWLLYQSASMSGVGLPEAIGIVPTVLSQTHVGYAWSLAFGGAVVLLLTSLAGHQGTLRNALLWLAVIAVAAGKASLGHAADAGPASAAIGMHTLHVLVTSVWGGLVLAGGLGVVPALGTSTARGVMIRTAGQLSNVSLVAVVFVLLTGAFNAARGAGGSFEAIEVSTWGHILTLKLILVALALVLGGLNRVSALPRLRRTASTMDAHTFTNVLYLEALAMLGVFVAAAVLAHSIPGFAALG